The following are encoded in a window of Phaseolus vulgaris cultivar G19833 chromosome 3, P. vulgaris v2.0, whole genome shotgun sequence genomic DNA:
- the LOC137806195 gene encoding uncharacterized protein, translating into MLAFTLLPSSKLHPSHFLPPVAVAEAPPRNRLAIFPKSISKLAFVARATNDARDGAVDATSPPGVDAVTSTSSGLGDGYVALFVRMLGLDRDPLDREQAIIALWKYSLGGKKCIDTLMQFPGCINLVVNLLRSESSSACEAAAGLLRSLSSVNLYRNSVADSGAIEEINRLLRKSSLTSEVKEQSLTTLWNLSVDEKLWIKISKTEILLVAIKYLEDEDIKVKEAAGGILANLALSRVNHGIMVEAGVIPKLAKFLTSDLEGSKVIRKEARNALLELFKDNDYKILVMEEGLVPVPLIGSAAFKSFTPGLHLWPTLPDGTEIERTSRQPSKYGASELLLGLNIDDKNANLEEAKVSAILGRTQQQFLARVGALEREGKTIPHSDSSNDLRFALLPWTDGVARLALILELEDKSASIKAAESIATACINEHMRIAFREAGVIKNLIRLLNCDDDAVQLAVTQALERLSVSNIVCQVIEAEGVLGPLVSILKRSGIAGTIVEKSLSILARICDLSKQKQLKFYDGPVNGSENAYGGAKSDCVSTRNDILDSVLIAHLVEILKSSPPNLQEKAASVLEFVALIDSTLSPILSLDIESGLSSAFQQKILKISGDMESDAEDQFYATYAIEFEEAGLAISAASRLLTILLDCEQFRNKINAPHFIDLLRGILRSNIPLHTKDWVAACLVKLSSLSGSLTSFYPINVEVTLYETIPRLLEQIKTSFSPKAQETAVVELNRIISEGVVDSTDEAIISEGAISSLVNLVEEGSDRAVEASLAILYNLSMNNENHSALVAAGAVQVLKRIVLSNRPHWERALLLLRILQP; encoded by the exons ATGTTGGCCTTCACTCTCCTACCTTCCTCCAAGCTCCACCCTTCGCATTTCCTTCCACCCGTCGCCGTCGCGGAAGCTCCTCCCAGAAACAGACTCGCAATCTTTCCCAAATCCATCTCCAAACTCGCTTTCGTTGCCAGGGCCACCAATGACGCTCGTGATGGGGCCGTCGACGCAACCTCTCCGCCG GGTGTTGATGCAGTAACAAGTACATCTTCTGGCCTCGGTGATGGTTATGTGGCCTTGTTTGTTCGTATGCTAGGCCTCGATCGTGACCCTCTGGATAGAGAACAAGCTATAATTGCACTATGGAAATATTCACTCGGTGGAAAGAAGTGTATAGACACTTTAATGCAGTTTCCTGGTTGTATTAATCTTGTTGTGAACCTCCTCAGATCAGAGTCTAGTTCTGCATGTGAGGCAGCTGCAGGCCTTCTGCGATCACTATCTTCAGTCAATCTATATAGAAATTCTGTAGCTGATAGTGGAGCAATAGAAGAGATAAACAGATTGCTGAGGAAATCTTCCTTGACTTCTGAG GTAAAGGAGCAGAGTTTGACTACACTGTGGAATTTATCTGTTGATGAGAAGCTCTGGATTAAAATTTCAAAGACTGAGATTCTGCTTGTAGCTATTAAGTACCTTGAAGACGAGGATATTAAAGTGAAGGAGGCTGCAGGGGGCATTTTGGCAAATTTAGCACTGAGCCGTGTTAACCACGGCATAATGGTCGAAGCGGGTGTTATACCAAAATTG GCAAAGTTCTTAACATCTGATCTGGAAGGATCTAAAGTTATTAGGAAGGAAGCAAGGAATGCATTGCTAGAACTTTTTAAGGACAATGATTATAAAATTCTTGTTATGGAGGAAGGCCTGGTTCCTGTGCCATTAATTGGTTCTGCGGCCTTTAAGTCATTCACCCCAGGCTTACATTTGTGGCCCACATTACCTGATGGTACAGAAATTGAAAGGACTTCTAGACAGCCATCCAAATATGGTGCTTCGGAATTACTTCTTGGATTAAACATTGATGACAAGAATGCTAACTTAGAGGAAGCAAAGGTCAGTGCAATTCTTGGACGAACCCAACAGCAATTCCTTGCTCGTGTTGGAGCTTTAGAAAGGGAAGGAAAGACTATACCTCATTCTGATTCCTCTAATGATCTGAGGTTTGCACTTTTACCTTGGACGGATGGTGTTGCTCGTCTAGCACTGATATTAGAACTGGAAGATAAGTCTGCATCAATAAAGGCCGCGGAATCAATTGCTACCGCATGTATCAATGAACATATGCGTATTGCATTCAGGGAGGCTGGAGTAATTAAGAATTTAATAAGGCTTTTGAACTGTGATGACGATGCAGTCCAGTTGGCGGTAACACAAGCTTTGGAAAGGCTGTCTGTTAG CAATATTGTTTGCCAGGTAATTGAAGCTGAAGGGGTTTTAGGTCCTTTGGTTAGTATTTTGAAACGGTCAGGGATAGCTGGAACTATTGTGGAAAAG TCTTTGAGTATACTAGCTCGGATATGTGACCTCAGTAAACAAAAGCAATTGAAG TTTTATGATGGACCAGTTAATGGATCTGAAAATGCATATGGTGGAGCAAAAAGTGACTGTGTTTCAACCAG GAATGACATACTAGATTCTGTTTTGATTGCACACCTTGTTGAGATTCTGAAGTCCTCTCCTCCTAATTTACAAGAAAAAGCTGCATCTGTGCTTGAGTTTGTGGCATTGATTGACTCCACCCTGTCCCCAATTTTATCTTTGGATATTGAATCTGGTCTCAGTTCTGCTTTTCAgcaaaagattttgaaaatttcag GGGACATGGAATCTGATGCAGAAGATCAGTTTTATGCAACATATGCAATTGAATTTGAAGAAGCTGGTCTAGCAATATCTGCGGCATCGCGGTTATTGACAATACTACTCGATTGCGAGCAGTTCCGCAACAAAATAAATGCCCCCCATTTCATTGATTTGCTTCGTGGAATCCTCAGGTCTAATATTCCTCTCCACACCAAAGACTGGGTAGCTGCTTGCCTAGTTAAACTGAGTTCTCTCTCTGGCTCCCTCACCAGTTTCTATCCAATAAATGTGGAAGTTACACTTTATGAGACAATCCCAAGACTTCTAGAACAGATCAAAACTTCATTCTCCCCAAAAGCACAAGAAACTGCTGTTGTAGAACTTAATAGAATAATATCTGAAGGAGTGGTGGATTCCACAGACGAAGCTATTATTTCAGAGGGGGCAATAAGTTCATTGGTGAATCTGGTTGAAGAAGGTAGTGACAGGGCTGTTGAAGCAAGCTTGGCAATACTGTACAATCTGAGTATGAACAATGAGAACCATTCAGCACTGGTGGCGGCTGGAGCCGTGCAGGTCTTAAAAAGAATAGTTCTGTCAAACAGACCACACTGGGAACGGGCACTTCTTTTACTCAGGATTTTGCAACCGTGA
- the LOC137806194 gene encoding probable NAD(P)H dehydrogenase subunit CRR3, chloroplastic produces MFCMCNVTKPTLGSGNFPQTTDSDSDSVPIKRFPRRTKLPNEPPKPSVMQMQRIVGAGSFRDTEPLPLPGSDMRKTVMDLFLGQAMEGRVQKKMRETGEWVAANAEAKITSSRKGIFLFIVQWMLPIWIALFLIASGAIKLPFTNAFLDDLLL; encoded by the exons ATGTTCTGCATGTGCAATGTAACCAAACCCACACTTGGGAGTGGGAACTTTCCCCAAACCACCGATTCAGATTCCGATTCCGTTCCAATCAAGCGTTTTCCCCGCAGAACCAAGCTTCCGAACGAGCCTCCAAAACCCTCCGTCATGCAGATGCAACGCATAGTCGGCGCCGGAAGCTTCAGAGACACCGAACCCCTTCCTCTGCC AGGTTCCGACATGCGAAAGACGGTGATGGACCTGTTCCTGGGGCAAGCCATGGAAGGGAGAGTGCAGAAGAAGATGAGGGAGACGGGAGAGTGGGTGGCCGCGAACGCCGAGGCCAAAATCACTTCTTCCA GAAAAGGAATCTTTCTGTTCATAGTTCAATGGATGCTTCCAATTTGGATAGCATTGTTCCTGATAGCTTCTGGAGCCATCAAATTACCATTCACCAACGCCTTTCTTGACGATCTCCTCCTGTGA
- the LOC137806196 gene encoding DNA gyrase subunit A, chloroplastic/mitochondrial yields MKPSPLHFQNPNLLCTNPSPSMAFSSALRVLRLSPFLQPSRLRLSPSHPRLLSPFQPRLISARASRRPAAAVKAVRRSDENGSVTATADSGNGSEGRVVPTELHKEATEAYMAYAMSVLLGRALPDVRDGLKPVHRRILFAMHELGLSSKKPFKKCARVVGEVLGKFHPHGDTAVYDSLVRMAQDFSLRSPLIQGHGNFGSIDADPPAAMRYTECRLDDLTEAMLLADLEQDTVDFVPNFDNSQKEPSLLPARLPTLLLNGSSGIAVGMATNIPPHNLGEVVDVLCVLIHNPEATLQELLEYMPGPDFPTGGLIMGNLGILDAYRTGRGRVIIRGKTDIELLDSKTKRTAIIIKEIPYQTNKASLVEKIAEVVENKSLDGISDIRDESDRSGMRIVIELKRGSDPLIVLNNLYRLTSLQSTFSCNMVGILNGQPKQMGLKELLQAFLDFRCSVVERRAMFKLSQARGRKHIVEGILIGFDNLDEVIRIIREASSNSAAAVGLRNAFSLSEKQAEALLDMSLRRLTLRESGNFVAESKSLMEQISKLEELLSSRKNILELIEQEAIELKNKFANPRRSMLEDTDNGQLEDIDVIPNEDMLLAVSEKGYLKRMKPSTFNLQNRGTIGKSVGKLRVNDSMSDFLVCRAHDHVLYFSDKGTVYSARAYKVPECSRTAAGTPLVHILSLSDGERITSIIPVSEFVEDQFLLMLTMQGYIKRVSLNLFSSIRSTGIIAIQLVPGDELKWVRLCSNDDFVAMASHNGMVMLCQCSKIRTLSRNTRGSLAMRLKNGDSMASVDIIPAAMWNNLETLSKYPDNSGKGQKGPWLLFVSENGHGKRVPLSSFRVSSLNRVGLVGYKFSAEDRLAAVFVVGFSSAEDGESDEQVVLVSQTGTVNRIKVRDISIQSRFARGVILMRLDYAGKIQSASLISATDCEPEEVLAAAQG; encoded by the exons ATGAAACCCTCTCCCCTCCATTTCCAGAACCCCAACCTTCTCTGCACTAACCCTTCCCCTTCCATGGCATTCTCCTCCGCGCTCCGCGTCCTCcgcctctcccccttcctccaACCCTCGCGCCTCCGCCTCTCCCCATCCCACCCTCGTCTCCTCTCCCCATTCCAACCTCGCCTCATCTCCGCCCGTGCATCCCGCCGTCCCGCCGCGGCGGTCAAGGCAGTTAGGCGCAGCGACGAGAATGGCAGCGTGACGGCCACGGCGGATAGCGGTAACGGGAGTGAGGGAAGGGTCGTGCCCACGGAGCTTCACAAAGAGGCCACCGAGGCTTACATGGCATATGCGATGTCGGTGCTTCTCGGTCGCGCCTTGCCCGATGTTCGCGACGGCTTGAAGCCCGTGCACCGAAGGATTCT ATTTGCAATGCACGAGCTTGGCCTCTCATCCAAAAAACCGTTCAAGAAGTGTGCGAGAGTTGTTGGAGAG GTATTGGGAAAATTTCATCCTCATGGAGACACTGCTGTATATGATTCCTTGGTCCGAATGGCCCAG GATTTTTCCTTACGCAGTCCTTTGATCCAAGGTCATGGAAATTTTGGGTCAATTGATGCTGATCCGCCTGCTGCCATGCGTTATACAGAGTGCAGACTAGAT GATCTGACTGAAGCAATGCTGTTGGCAGATCTAGAGCAAGATACA GTTGATTTTGTTCCAAATTTTGATAATTCCCAAAAAGAACCATCACTTCTACCAGCTCGCCTTCCAACCTTATTGTTGAATGGTTCTTCTGGCATTGCG GTTGGCATGGCAACTAATATTCCTCCTCATAATCTTGGGGAAGTTGTTGATGTCCTGTGTGTGTTgatacataatccagaagctact TTGCAAGAATTGCTAGAATACATGCCTGGACCTGATTTTCCAACAGGAGGACTGATTATGGGAAATCTTGG GATCTTAGATGCATATCGTACTGGTCGAGGACGTGTTATTATCAGAGGGAAAACTGATATTGAATTACTTGATTCTAAGACCAAACGGACTGCAATAATCATAAAAGAG ATTCCTTACCAGACCAACAAAGCAAGTTTAGTTGAGAAGATTGCTGAAGTTGTAGAAAACAAG AGTCTAGATGGTATAAGTGATATTCGGGATGAAAGTGATAGATCTGGAATGCGTATAGTCATTGAG CTGAAGCGGGGATCAGATCCATTGATTGTTCTGAATAATCTTTATCGCTTAACATCTCTGCAATCTACATTTAGCTGTAATATGGTGGG CATTCTAAATGGACAACCTAAACAAATGGGGCTGAAGGAATTACTCCAG GCATTCTTAGACTTCAGATGCTCTGTTGTTGAGAGACGTGCAATGTTTAAGTTATCACAAGCACGAGGGAGAAAACATATTGTTGAG GGTATTCTTATTGGGTTTGATAATCTGGATGAGGTGATTCGCATAATTCGTgaagcttcaagtaattcagCTGCAGCAGTTGGTTTACGCAATG CATTTAGTCTCTCTGAGAAACAAGCTGAAGCTCTTTTGGACATGAGTCTAAGAAGATTGACCCTTCGTGAG AGTGGAAACTTTGTGGCTGAAAGTAAATCTTTGATGGAACAAATTTCCAAGTTAGAGGAACTGTTGTCCAGCAGGAAAAATATACTGGAG CTTATAGAACAAGAAGCAATTGAACTGAAGAATAAGTTTGCCAATCCAAGACGTTCAATGTTGGAGGACACTGATAATGGTCAACTTGAGGACATTGATGTTATTCCAAATGAGGATATGTTATTG GCAGTTAGTGAAAAAGGTTATCTGAAACGGATGAAGCCTAGCACTTTTAACCTACAAAATCGAGGAACAATAGGAAAATCTGTAGGAAAACTAAGAGTGAATGATTCAATGTCTGATTTTCTCGTTTGTCGTGCGCATGATCATGTCCTATATTTCAG TGATAAGGGAACAGTTTACTCAGCTCGTGCTTACAAAGTTCCTGAATGTAGCCGGACTGCTGCTGGCACACCACTTGTTCAT ATTTTATCTTTATCTGATGGTGAAAGAATAACATCCATTATTCCTGTGAGTGAGTTTGTGGAGGATCAGTTTTTGCTGATGCTAACAATGCAAGGCTATATCAAGAGAGTATCCTTGAATTTGTTTTCATCCATCAggtctactggaatcattgctaTTCAGTTG GTTCCCGGTGATGAGTTGAAATGGGTTCGTCTTTGCTCAAATGATGACTTTGTGGCCATGGCTTCACACAATGGAATGGTCATGCTGTGCCAATGCAGTAAG ATCCGCACACTAAGTAGAAATACACGGGGTTCACTTGCAATGAGACTCAAAAACGGGGATAGCATGGCCAGTGTGGACATTATACCAGCAGCCATGTGGAACAACTTGGAAACTTTGTCAAAATATCCAGATAACAG TGGAAAGGGCCAAAAGGGCCCATGGTTGCTGTTCGTGTCTGAGAATGGTCATGGAAAGCGTGTTCCTTTGAGCAGTTTTCGGGTATCATCCTTGAATCGAGTTGGTTTGGTTGGATAcaag TTTTCCGCAGAGGATCGCCTGGCTGCTGTTTTTGTTGTAGGATTCTCTTCAGCAG AGGATGGTGAAAGTGACGAACAAGTGGTTCTTGTAAGCCAAACTGGCACAGTCAACAGAATTAAGGTTCGCGATATTTCAATACAATCTCGATTTGCAAG GGGAGTTATTTTGATGCGACTTGATTATGCTGGAAAGATTCAGTCTGCTTCATTGATCTCAGCAACGGATTGTGAACCCGAGGAAGTTCTTGCTGCTGCTCAAGGCTAG